From a region of the Actinomadura luzonensis genome:
- a CDS encoding DUF4177 domain-containing protein yields the protein MKKWEYLTAPLLIHNTKMILDNFGSDGWELVQIVQGASPEQLVAYFKREKQ from the coding sequence ATGAAGAAATGGGAGTACCTCACCGCCCCCCTGCTCATCCACAACACCAAGATGATCCTGGACAACTTCGGCTCCGACGGGTGGGAGCTGGTCCAGATCGTCCAGGGCGCCTCCCCCGAGCAGCTCGTCGCCTACTTCAAGAGGGAGAAGCAGTGA
- a CDS encoding RidA family protein produces MTPEERLAELGLTLPEVVPPVAAYVPAVRTGNLVYTSGQVPMVEGKLAAGGKLGAGVSLEQGYEMSRICALNALAALKAEVGDLSKVVRIVKVVVFVASDPSFTDQPKVGNGASELLGEVLGEAGRHARSAVGVAALPLDAPVEVELIAEVG; encoded by the coding sequence GTGACCCCCGAGGAGCGGCTGGCCGAGCTGGGGCTGACGCTGCCCGAGGTGGTGCCGCCGGTGGCGGCGTACGTGCCGGCCGTGCGCACCGGCAACCTGGTCTACACCTCCGGCCAGGTGCCCATGGTGGAGGGCAAGCTGGCGGCTGGTGGCAAGCTGGGCGCCGGGGTGAGCCTGGAGCAGGGCTACGAGATGTCCCGCATCTGCGCGCTCAACGCCCTGGCGGCGCTGAAGGCGGAGGTCGGCGACCTGTCGAAGGTCGTGCGCATCGTCAAGGTCGTCGTCTTCGTGGCCAGCGACCCGTCCTTCACCGACCAGCCGAAGGTCGGCAACGGCGCGAGCGAGCTGCTGGGCGAGGTGCTGGGCGAGGCGGGCAGGCACGCGCGGAGCGCGGTGGGCGTGGCCGCGCTGCCGCTGGACGCGCCGGTCGAGGTGGAGCTGATCGCCGAAGTCGGCTGA
- a CDS encoding NUDIX hydrolase produces the protein MTGFPLPAELAERARDLIAGKIAPVPPRDAATVVILRDGPEVYLLRRKATMAFAAGAYVFPGGSVDVRDTDHAVAWAGPSPAEWGAVFRADEQLARGLVCAAVRETFEESGVLLAGPDPGSVVADTTGDDWEADRLALIDRDLAFADFLARRGLVLRSDLLKPWAHWITPEIEQRRFDTRFFVAVLPEGQRTRDVGGEADQVAWTRPGEAVERAHRGEIFLMPPTYRTLSELAEYASVADVLAAPRDIVTILPKAVEIEGEMRLVTT, from the coding sequence GTGACCGGATTTCCGCTTCCAGCCGAGCTCGCCGAGCGAGCCAGGGACCTCATCGCCGGGAAGATCGCCCCGGTGCCCCCGCGGGACGCCGCCACGGTGGTGATCCTGCGGGACGGCCCCGAGGTGTACCTCCTGCGGCGCAAGGCCACCATGGCCTTCGCGGCCGGCGCGTACGTCTTCCCCGGCGGCTCGGTCGACGTCCGCGACACCGACCACGCCGTGGCGTGGGCCGGGCCGTCGCCCGCCGAGTGGGGCGCGGTGTTCCGCGCCGACGAGCAGCTCGCCCGCGGGCTGGTGTGCGCGGCCGTGCGCGAGACGTTCGAGGAGTCCGGGGTGCTGCTGGCCGGCCCCGACCCCGGCTCCGTGGTCGCGGACACCACCGGCGACGACTGGGAGGCCGACCGGCTGGCCCTCATCGACCGCGACCTCGCCTTCGCCGACTTCCTCGCCCGGCGCGGGCTGGTGCTCCGCTCCGACCTGCTGAAGCCCTGGGCCCACTGGATCACCCCGGAGATCGAGCAGCGCCGCTTCGACACCCGCTTCTTCGTCGCCGTGCTGCCCGAGGGCCAGCGCACCCGCGACGTCGGCGGGGAGGCCGACCAGGTCGCCTGGACGCGGCCCGGCGAGGCGGTCGAGCGGGCGCACCGCGGCGAGATCTTCCTCATGCCGCCGACCTACCGCACGCTGAGCGAGCTGGCGGAGTACGCGAGCGTGGCGGACGTGCTCGCCGCGCCGCGCGACATCGTGACCATCCTGCCGAAGGCCGTGGAGATCGAGGGCGAGATGCGGCTGGTGACCACGTGA
- a CDS encoding MBL fold metallo-hydrolase translates to MSGLHIPIDTPDGSRTEHAVNVLAPNPGIMTLDGTNTWVIGAGEEVIVVDPGPDDPAHLGRVRDRLDGRHVTTILLTHGHFDHSGGARSFAAMVDAPVRALDPRHRLGEEGLADGDVLTVDGLELHVYGTPGHSFDSLCFWLPRDGAMLTGDTVLGRGTTIIARDGGLADYLRSLDRLRSAAESLEARVLLPGHGPVLPDPIAALDGYLVHRRERLDQIRAARAQGARTPREIVRVVYADVDRSLWAAAEMSVRAQLDYLERL, encoded by the coding sequence GTGAGCGGGCTGCACATCCCCATCGACACCCCCGACGGCTCCCGCACCGAGCACGCCGTCAACGTCCTGGCCCCCAACCCCGGCATCATGACGCTCGACGGCACCAACACGTGGGTGATCGGCGCCGGCGAGGAGGTGATCGTGGTCGACCCGGGCCCGGACGACCCCGCACACCTCGGCCGGGTGCGCGACCGGCTCGACGGCCGGCACGTCACCACGATCCTGCTCACCCACGGCCACTTCGACCACAGCGGCGGCGCCAGGAGCTTCGCCGCGATGGTGGACGCCCCCGTCCGCGCCCTCGACCCGCGCCACCGGCTCGGCGAGGAGGGGCTGGCCGACGGCGACGTGCTCACCGTGGACGGCCTGGAGCTGCACGTGTACGGCACGCCGGGCCACTCGTTCGACTCGCTCTGCTTCTGGCTGCCGCGCGACGGCGCGATGCTCACCGGCGACACCGTGCTCGGCCGCGGCACCACGATCATCGCCCGCGACGGCGGCCTCGCCGACTACCTGCGGAGCCTTGACCGGCTCCGCTCGGCCGCGGAGAGCCTGGAGGCGCGGGTGCTGCTGCCGGGCCACGGCCCGGTGCTGCCCGACCCGATCGCGGCGCTCGACGGCTACCTCGTGCACCGGCGCGAGCGGCTGGACCAGATCAGGGCGGCGCGGGCGCAGGGCGCGCGCACGCCGCGCGAGATCGTCCGCGTCGTCTACGCCGACGTGGACCGCTCGCTCTGGGCCGCCGCCGAGATGTCGGTGCGCGCCCAGCTCGACTACCTGGAACGGTTGTAG
- a CDS encoding Crp/Fnr family transcriptional regulator: MNTDDVLGKAPLFAALDRESAAALRTSITEVQLSKGQTLFHENETGDRLYVVLEGKIKLSRTSPDGRENLLSVLGPSEMFGELSLFDPRPRTATATALTEVRLAGLGHDDLRPWLTGRPEVALHLLRALAQRLRRTNDVLADLVFTDVPGRVAKQLLDLAERFGAKTDDGLRVHHDLTQEELAQLVGASRETVNKALADFAQRGWLRIEAKAVVILDMDRLYNRSR, translated from the coding sequence GTGAACACCGACGATGTGCTGGGCAAGGCCCCCCTGTTCGCCGCGCTCGACCGCGAGAGCGCCGCGGCGCTGCGGACGAGCATCACCGAGGTCCAGCTCTCCAAGGGGCAGACGCTCTTCCACGAGAACGAGACGGGCGACCGCCTCTACGTCGTGCTCGAAGGCAAGATCAAGCTGTCCCGCACGTCCCCGGACGGCCGGGAGAACCTGCTGAGCGTGCTCGGGCCGAGCGAGATGTTCGGCGAGCTGTCGCTGTTCGACCCGCGGCCGCGCACGGCCACGGCGACGGCGCTGACCGAGGTGCGCCTCGCCGGTCTCGGCCACGACGACCTGCGCCCCTGGCTCACCGGCCGGCCCGAGGTGGCGCTGCACCTGCTGCGCGCGCTCGCGCAGCGCCTGCGGCGCACCAACGACGTGCTGGCCGACCTGGTCTTCACCGACGTGCCCGGCCGCGTCGCCAAGCAGCTCCTCGACCTCGCCGAGCGGTTCGGCGCCAAGACCGACGACGGCCTGCGGGTCCACCACGACCTCACCCAGGAGGAGCTGGCGCAGCTCGTCGGCGCCTCCCGCGAGACGGTCAACAAGGCGCTGGCCGACTTCGCCCAGCGCGGCTGGCTGCGCATCGAGGCCAAGGCCGTGGTGATCCTCGACATGGACCGGCTCTACAACCGTTCCAGGTAG
- the nth gene encoding endonuclease III, with protein sequence MATTAAGRKPETQLALVRRARRMNRILAETYPDAHCELDFRNPLELLVATILSAQCTDKRVNMVTPVLFAKYPTVEDYAAADRTEMEEIIRSTGFFRAKTNSIIGMAQAVCERYGGEVPGRLKDLVTLPGVGRKTANVVLGNAFDVPGLTVDTHFQRLVRRFGWTEETDPVKIEQVVGELLPRREWTIFSHRVIWHGRRICHARRPACGVCPLAALCPSFGAGPTSEAEARKLVRSGPFS encoded by the coding sequence ATGGCGACGACAGCGGCGGGGCGCAAGCCGGAGACGCAGCTCGCACTCGTGCGGCGGGCACGCAGGATGAACCGGATCCTGGCGGAGACGTACCCGGACGCGCACTGCGAGCTCGACTTCCGCAACCCCCTGGAGCTGCTGGTCGCCACCATCCTGTCCGCGCAGTGCACGGACAAGCGGGTCAACATGGTCACTCCGGTGCTGTTCGCGAAATATCCGACGGTCGAGGACTACGCCGCCGCGGACCGCACCGAGATGGAGGAGATCATCCGCTCGACCGGCTTCTTCCGGGCCAAGACCAACAGCATCATCGGCATGGCCCAGGCCGTCTGCGAGCGTTACGGCGGCGAGGTGCCCGGCCGGCTGAAGGACCTCGTCACGCTGCCCGGCGTGGGCCGCAAGACCGCGAACGTGGTGCTCGGCAACGCCTTCGACGTCCCCGGGCTCACCGTCGACACCCACTTCCAGCGCCTCGTGCGCCGCTTCGGCTGGACCGAGGAGACCGACCCGGTCAAGATCGAGCAGGTCGTCGGCGAGCTGCTGCCGCGCCGCGAGTGGACGATCTTCTCGCACCGGGTCATCTGGCACGGCCGCCGCATCTGCCACGCCCGGCGTCCGGCCTGCGGCGTCTGCCCGCTGGCCGCGCTGTGCCCGTCGTTCGGCGCCGGGCCGACGTCCGAGGCCGAGGCCCGCAAGCTCGTCAGGTCCGGGCCCTTCTCCTGA
- a CDS encoding NUDIX hydrolase, translating into MTQVPDWLIRLAEQAQQLPVPQTMLPPDGRGRPAAVLMLFGEGPLGPDVLLIQRSTRGRRHAGQPAFPGGGVDPEDGGPIEAALREAEEETGADPRGVHVLCTLPELYLTYSDNRVTPVVAWWREPSAVHAASPDEVESVERVPIGELVDPANRVMLRHPSGMKGPAFQVRGMLVWGFTAMILDSVLRAGGLERPWDTSRTAELPPDLDGRPR; encoded by the coding sequence GTGACCCAAGTCCCCGACTGGCTGATCCGCCTGGCGGAGCAGGCCCAGCAGCTCCCCGTCCCCCAGACCATGCTGCCCCCGGACGGGAGGGGACGGCCCGCCGCGGTGCTCATGCTCTTCGGCGAGGGACCGCTCGGCCCCGACGTGCTGCTCATCCAGCGCAGCACGCGCGGACGCAGGCACGCCGGGCAGCCCGCGTTCCCCGGCGGCGGCGTCGACCCCGAGGACGGCGGCCCGATCGAGGCGGCGCTGCGCGAGGCCGAGGAGGAGACCGGGGCCGACCCGCGCGGCGTGCACGTGCTGTGCACGCTGCCCGAGCTGTACCTGACCTACAGCGACAACCGGGTCACGCCCGTGGTCGCCTGGTGGCGGGAGCCGTCCGCGGTGCACGCGGCCTCGCCCGACGAGGTCGAGTCGGTCGAACGGGTGCCGATCGGCGAGCTGGTCGACCCGGCCAACCGGGTCATGCTGCGGCACCCGAGCGGCATGAAGGGGCCGGCGTTCCAGGTGCGCGGCATGCTCGTGTGGGGGTTCACCGCCATGATCCTCGACTCCGTGCTGCGCGCGGGCGGGCTCGAGCGGCCCTGGGACACCTCGCGCACCGCGGAGCTGCCCCCCGACCTCGACGGCCGCCCCCGCTAA
- a CDS encoding HEAT repeat domain-containing protein, whose product MPPVEGTVRDLIQAALLDDDPDGPLRWHVISVLRQRGDLESFIEARRLCAADTVAERLLGVDIMGMLRPFADRTLPVLRYLAASEHDAMVLYSVLIAFGHLADPRSLPSVIDLAAHRDARVRYGAAYALQHVLGDPPDPSGLAALRVLAADTDADVAGWASLGVALWSGR is encoded by the coding sequence ATGCCGCCGGTCGAGGGAACAGTTCGCGATCTCATCCAGGCAGCCCTGCTCGACGACGACCCGGACGGCCCGCTGCGCTGGCACGTGATCTCCGTGCTGCGGCAGCGCGGCGACCTGGAGTCGTTCATCGAGGCGCGGCGCCTGTGCGCCGCGGACACCGTGGCCGAGCGCCTGCTCGGGGTGGACATCATGGGCATGCTGCGGCCGTTCGCCGACCGCACGCTGCCGGTGCTGCGCTACCTCGCGGCCAGCGAGCACGACGCCATGGTGCTCTACTCGGTGCTGATCGCCTTCGGGCACCTGGCCGACCCGCGCTCGCTGCCGTCCGTGATCGACCTGGCCGCGCACCGGGACGCCCGGGTCAGGTACGGCGCCGCGTACGCGCTGCAGCACGTGCTCGGCGACCCGCCGGACCCGTCCGGGCTGGCCGCGCTGCGCGTGCTGGCCGCCGACACCGACGCCGACGTGGCCGGCTGGGCCTCGCTCGGGGTCGCCCTGTGGTCGGGGCGTTAG
- a CDS encoding MarP family serine protease has product MRGDLLDLILIGLVIAFGVSGYRQGFIIGAMSFVGFVGGAVLGVFIAPPVSRAVVDGDTPQALLAIVIVFLSATIGQFASSTLGAVVRSHVTWEPAKVADAVGGTFASALSVLVIAWLIGSLIVSTSFSPLVDQVKNSALLTTVDDAIPQAARNWQAPFKKFIDRSEFPPVFDDIGAGQLFDVPPPDQSVLQGNRLGRARRAIVKVQGDAQSCNKHIEGTGFVYAPGRIMTNAHVVAGVTRDLEVIDHDNVRHEAVVVRYNPRRDIAILYVPGLDLPQLTFDGEGSRGDNAIIAGFPKGKGFTAEPARIGGKLDAEGPDIYRDTTVTRKVYQIRGIVLPGNSGGPLLTADGRVYGVIFAAAVNEKETGYVLTAEEVAPDAALGRTDTSPASTQECD; this is encoded by the coding sequence GTGCGCGGTGATCTGCTTGACCTCATTCTGATCGGCCTCGTGATCGCCTTCGGCGTCTCGGGGTACCGTCAGGGGTTCATCATCGGGGCGATGAGCTTCGTGGGGTTCGTGGGCGGAGCCGTGCTCGGGGTCTTCATCGCGCCGCCGGTCTCGCGGGCCGTGGTCGACGGCGACACGCCGCAGGCGCTGCTGGCCATCGTGATCGTGTTCCTGTCCGCCACGATCGGGCAGTTCGCCTCCTCCACCCTCGGCGCCGTCGTGCGCAGCCACGTCACCTGGGAGCCGGCGAAGGTGGCCGACGCGGTCGGCGGCACGTTCGCGAGCGCGCTGTCGGTGCTGGTCATCGCCTGGCTGATCGGCTCGCTGATCGTCTCGACGTCCTTCTCGCCGCTGGTCGACCAGGTCAAGAACTCCGCGCTGCTCACCACCGTCGACGACGCGATCCCGCAGGCGGCCCGCAACTGGCAGGCGCCGTTCAAGAAGTTCATCGACCGCTCGGAGTTCCCGCCGGTCTTCGACGACATCGGCGCGGGGCAGCTCTTCGACGTGCCGCCGCCCGACCAGAGCGTGCTGCAGGGAAACCGGCTCGGCCGCGCCCGCCGCGCCATCGTCAAGGTGCAGGGCGACGCCCAGAGCTGCAACAAGCACATCGAGGGCACCGGCTTCGTCTACGCCCCCGGCCGGATCATGACCAACGCGCACGTCGTCGCGGGCGTCACCCGCGACCTGGAGGTCATCGACCACGACAACGTCCGGCACGAGGCCGTGGTCGTGCGCTACAACCCGCGCCGCGACATCGCCATCCTCTACGTGCCCGGCCTCGACCTGCCCCAGCTCACCTTCGACGGCGAGGGCAGCCGCGGCGACAACGCGATCATCGCCGGCTTCCCCAAGGGCAAGGGCTTCACCGCCGAGCCGGCCAGGATCGGCGGCAAGCTCGACGCCGAGGGCCCCGACATCTACCGCGACACCACGGTGACCCGCAAGGTGTACCAGATCCGCGGCATCGTCCTGCCGGGCAACTCCGGCGGCCCGCTGCTGACCGCCGACGGCCGCGTGTACGGCGTGATCTTCGCCGCCGCCGTCAACGAGAAGGAGACCGGCTACGTCCTGACGGCCGAGGAGGTCGCCCCCGACGCCGCCCTCGGCCGCACCGACACCTCGCCGGCCAGCACCCAGGAGTGCGACTGA
- a CDS encoding DUF309 domain-containing protein, with translation MRDRDPEGRPRNARPRDAYGRPLPYGSPGMPRVPDDYAPTTEQALADARRFLAEGLPFNAHEVFEGRWKCAPEDERELWQGLAQICVGLTHLQRGNGRGAVTLFARGAARAQAYGGAYDAVGKAASGLGQDSDADESIALILDRLPR, from the coding sequence ATGAGAGACCGCGACCCCGAGGGCCGGCCCCGCAACGCCCGGCCGCGCGACGCGTACGGCAGGCCGCTCCCCTACGGCTCGCCCGGCATGCCGCGGGTCCCCGACGACTACGCGCCCACCACCGAGCAGGCCCTCGCCGACGCGCGGCGGTTCCTGGCCGAGGGGCTGCCGTTCAACGCCCACGAGGTGTTCGAGGGCCGCTGGAAGTGCGCCCCCGAGGACGAGCGCGAACTGTGGCAGGGCCTGGCGCAGATCTGCGTCGGGCTCACGCACCTGCAGCGCGGCAACGGCCGCGGCGCGGTGACGCTGTTCGCGCGGGGCGCGGCGCGCGCCCAGGCGTACGGCGGCGCGTACGACGCGGTGGGCAAGGCCGCCTCCGGCCTGGGCCAGGACAGCGACGCCGACGAGTCGATCGCCCTGATCCTGGACCGGCTGCCGCGCTAG
- a CDS encoding alpha/beta fold hydrolase has protein sequence MTRPDESVIEIQGPWTHRAVHAGGTRFHVVEAGEGPLVLLLHGFPQFWWTWRHQLVSLPAAGYRAVAADLRGYGGSDKPPRGYDLPTLAADAAGLIRALGETGAIVVGHDWGGLLAWTMAVLDPKCVRRLVAVSAPHPLRLRNALLTDPLGQLKASRQALGFQVPLLPEHRLTRKDGALVGRYLEEWARPGWPEAGDARVYREAFRIPTVAHCALEYHRWFGRSQLRPDGRRFARAMRTEIEAPTLHLHGALDPRALPRTAQGSSRYVAAPYRWRLFEGAGHFPHEEIPDAFDTELLGWLADDEPDR, from the coding sequence GTGACGCGCCCTGACGAGTCGGTCATCGAGATCCAGGGCCCCTGGACGCACCGGGCGGTGCACGCCGGCGGCACCCGCTTCCACGTCGTGGAGGCGGGCGAGGGCCCGCTGGTGCTGCTGCTGCACGGTTTCCCGCAGTTCTGGTGGACCTGGCGGCACCAGCTCGTCTCGCTGCCCGCGGCGGGCTACCGGGCGGTCGCGGCCGACCTTCGCGGCTACGGCGGCAGCGACAAGCCGCCGCGCGGCTACGACCTGCCCACGCTGGCCGCCGACGCGGCGGGGCTGATCCGGGCGCTCGGCGAGACCGGGGCGATCGTCGTCGGCCACGACTGGGGCGGGCTGCTGGCCTGGACGATGGCCGTGCTCGACCCCAAGTGCGTGCGCCGGCTGGTGGCCGTGTCCGCCCCGCACCCGCTGCGGCTCAGGAACGCGCTGCTCACCGACCCGCTGGGCCAGCTCAAGGCCAGCAGGCAGGCGCTCGGCTTCCAGGTGCCGCTGCTGCCCGAGCACCGGCTGACCCGCAAGGACGGCGCCCTCGTGGGCCGCTACCTGGAGGAGTGGGCCAGACCCGGCTGGCCGGAGGCCGGCGACGCGCGGGTCTACCGCGAGGCGTTCCGCATCCCGACGGTGGCGCACTGCGCGCTGGAGTACCACCGCTGGTTCGGCCGCTCCCAGCTCCGGCCCGACGGGCGGCGCTTCGCCCGCGCCATGCGCACCGAGATCGAGGCCCCGACGCTGCACCTGCACGGGGCGCTCGACCCGCGCGCGCTGCCGCGCACCGCCCAGGGATCGAGCCGGTACGTCGCCGCCCCCTACCGGTGGCGGCTGTTCGAGGGCGCCGGCCACTTCCCGCACGAGGAGATCCCCGACGCGTTCGACACCGAGCTGCTCGGCTGGCTGGCCGACGACGAGCCCGACCGGTGA
- a CDS encoding phage holin family protein has translation MPQTPEEESLGSLVAQASSQISTLVRSEIELAKAEFRFDAKRVGMAGGLFAAAAFMAHLCLILASFTIAYVLAQWLPTWAAFLIVTVFYLLVAGLLVFVGIRRLKGLAGMKRTARSIKGLKEIATPEEEATLPAVSPDGQAASREREPVTRDAP, from the coding sequence ATGCCGCAGACTCCCGAGGAAGAATCCCTGGGCTCCCTGGTCGCCCAGGCGAGCAGTCAGATCTCGACGTTGGTCCGCTCGGAGATCGAGCTGGCCAAGGCCGAGTTCAGGTTCGACGCCAAGCGGGTGGGCATGGCCGGCGGCCTGTTCGCCGCCGCCGCCTTCATGGCGCACCTGTGCCTGATCCTCGCCTCGTTCACGATCGCCTACGTGCTGGCCCAGTGGCTGCCGACGTGGGCGGCCTTCCTCATCGTGACCGTGTTCTACCTGCTGGTCGCGGGTCTGCTGGTGTTCGTCGGGATCCGGCGGCTGAAGGGCCTGGCCGGGATGAAGCGCACGGCCCGGTCGATCAAGGGCCTGAAGGAGATCGCCACCCCCGAGGAGGAGGCGACGCTCCCGGCCGTCAGCCCCGACGGTCAGGCGGCGAGCCGCGAGCGCGAGCCGGTGACCCGTGACGCGCCCTGA
- the nhaA gene encoding Na+/H+ antiporter NhaA → MPVTARYARTVAEALRTETIGGVIMLAATLGALIWANVSLDGYEAIRGVRLGPLALYEWAQHGLLTVFFFVAGLEVKEEFVHGELAHLRKAALPVIAALSGMVVPALVFLAVSAGAEGAARGWAIPTATDIAFALAVLAVTAGAMPAALRAFLLTCAVVDDLGAITVIAVFYSHDLNVPALLLGAALIAAYGLLQRRHVTNPWLLAPLAVAAWWAVEASGVHATVAGVALGLLTRVTARDDEPRSPAEAADHYLRPVSAGLAVPVFAFLSAGVKLDGSSLGAIFSDRVVLGVIAGLILGKFLGVFGGAWLSVRLGLAKLSDELHWRDMAAVSLLAGIGFTVSLLIGDLAYGDDRQRAEAVTTGILAASLVASVLAAGLLHIRVRNRRNALDDD, encoded by the coding sequence ATGCCCGTCACCGCCCGCTACGCCCGTACCGTCGCCGAAGCCCTCCGCACCGAGACCATCGGCGGCGTCATCATGCTCGCCGCCACCCTGGGGGCCCTGATCTGGGCCAACGTCTCCCTCGACGGCTACGAGGCGATCCGCGGGGTCCGGCTCGGCCCGCTCGCCCTCTACGAATGGGCGCAGCACGGCCTGCTGACGGTCTTCTTCTTCGTGGCGGGGCTGGAGGTCAAGGAGGAGTTCGTCCACGGCGAGCTGGCCCACCTGCGCAAGGCCGCGCTGCCCGTCATCGCCGCGCTGTCCGGCATGGTCGTCCCCGCGCTCGTCTTCCTGGCGGTCAGCGCGGGCGCGGAGGGCGCCGCGCGCGGCTGGGCGATCCCGACGGCCACGGACATCGCCTTCGCCCTCGCCGTCCTCGCGGTCACGGCCGGCGCGATGCCGGCGGCCCTGCGGGCGTTCCTGCTGACCTGCGCGGTCGTGGACGACCTCGGCGCGATCACCGTCATCGCCGTCTTCTACAGCCACGACCTGAACGTCCCCGCGCTCCTGCTCGGCGCGGCGCTCATCGCCGCGTACGGCCTGCTCCAGCGCCGCCACGTCACGAACCCCTGGCTGCTGGCGCCGCTCGCGGTGGCCGCCTGGTGGGCCGTCGAGGCGAGCGGCGTGCACGCCACGGTGGCCGGGGTGGCGCTCGGCCTGCTGACCAGGGTCACCGCCCGCGACGACGAGCCCCGCTCCCCCGCCGAGGCCGCCGACCACTACCTGCGCCCGGTCTCGGCGGGTCTCGCGGTGCCGGTGTTCGCGTTCCTTTCCGCGGGGGTGAAGCTGGACGGGTCCAGCCTCGGCGCTATCTTCTCCGATCGGGTAGTTCTGGGAGTGATAGCGGGACTGATCCTTGGGAAGTTCCTCGGCGTGTTCGGCGGCGCGTGGCTGTCGGTGCGGCTCGGCCTGGCGAAGCTGTCGGACGAGCTCCACTGGCGGGACATGGCTGCCGTGTCGTTGCTGGCCGGGATCGGGTTCACGGTGTCACTGCTGATCGGCGACCTGGCGTACGGCGACGACCGGCAGCGCGCCGAGGCCGTCACCACGGGGATCCTCGCGGCCAGCCTGGTCGCGTCGGTCCTCGCGGCGGGGCTGCTGCACATTCGGGTACGCAACCGTCGCAATGCGCTGGATGATGATTGA